AATAGACcagaatttttttattcccCTGGATTTGGTCTACTCTCGCTTCTCTCGAGtagcaacggggtctggggcggagccccagccgccggaggcagaccacAGTCCAGTAATTAATTAAtcataaaaatatatagcTAGATAGATAGGTAGAGGATCGTTAGGCATCAGGTTGGGCACCGATGGTTTTGGCGATGGAGGACCATTCCTTGATCATGTTCTGATAGAACTCGATGTGTCCGTCAGCAAGGCCAGCAAGAGTGTCTTTCATTTCGAGCGATTTAATGCTTTCAAAGATGGCGACTTCGTTAAGAGTAACCTCCTCGAACTTTTCCGAGGTGATTTTAGCGCCAGACActtcttgttgaagatcTTTAATCTTCGATTCCAGTTTATTGAGTCGCTCTTTACGAGCGACTTCATGATTGATTCCTCGCAAGTCCTCGACCTTGTTACGTAGGAAATTGCTACCTCCACCAGAAAGTAGTGTATTCCTATCAGATTCGGCTTTAGTGAGATAGTCTGAAAGACCCTCGAAGTctaattgtttctggtcACGCGCTCGAATAAGGCCCTTGATGGATGCTACATAGTTCTCCATGTCCCGTAACGACACAATATAATCGTTATCGACTTGTTCGCGAAGAATATTGGCATTTTGCGAAAAGTACTCAACACCTCTAGCGAATTCTTGAAATTCCCGTCCCAACTGTGGTTCTAAAGTGGacagcttcttcatctgctgaGAAAACTCGTCTAAATCATGAACGAGATCTGACTGGCGGCGAACAACTCGAGAAAACGTCTTGATAATCGCACCAAGGTTATCATCGAGTTTGTCAGCTCTTTCTTTGACTTCTATGAGCTCTTGAGACTGGTTGTTGACTTTGGCGAATGCATTTAGGAAGGTATCAGAGATACCATCAAGGACAGAAACCACTTCAGGAGCAGTATTTGGGTTGACCAAGTCAGTACCACCGCCACTGGCACTAGATAACCTTGAACCGCCTTTATGCTTTTTATAGGCGTTCCAATCATCACTCTCAAGAAAAGTGTAAAGAGATCTAGACTTCTTAAGCAGAGGATGGTGAGTGACTCTGGAGAGAAAGCGAGTTAATGAAGTTGCTCTTTTAAGGGTGAATTCACTAGCAAATCTGTCTCCTTTAATATACTCTAATCGAGATTTGTCTGGTAGAGGAGGTACAGCCACTGCCGGGTACTGGTTCAGCAGTGTGTTATACAAATACACAAAGTCTGAAAACCGTCGTCGCACCCTTGCCGTGGCATTCTGGAAACTAGGACTATTGGTTTCTGTGGACACACAGTATGTGATATAGGCGTTCTGGCCGTCTTGTTCTTTCTGAGGATCATTCACTaaacaattgaaataaatatcggATTTGGTAGATGCAAAGAGAtgggatgatgaagatggacCTGCTTCAGAACTAGACCCGATTCCACCTTCATCACCATTCGACACATAATCCGTATCTGTAGGATGAAATGTATCGTCGTTATATGCACTCGATGGTCCAGCGGCATTGTGAGAAGATTCACTCgccgctgcttcatcagcatctgctGAGTCCCAAGTGACGTTTGTGAAGTCAGACATTACCCCACCCTTTTTCTATCTTTTATCGTT
The Sugiyamaella lignohabitans strain CBS 10342 chromosome A, complete sequence genome window above contains:
- the SNX4 gene encoding Snx4p (Sorting nexin; involved in retrieval of late-Golgi SNAREs from post-Golgi endosomes to the trans-Golgi network and in cytoplasm to vacuole transport; contains a PX phosphoinositide-binding domain; forms complexes with Snx41p and with Atg20p; GO_component: GO:0005737 - cytoplasm [Evidence IEA,IEA]; GO_component: GO:0005829 - cytosol [Evidence IDA] [PMID 12048214]; GO_component: GO:0005769 - early endosome [Evidence IDA] [PMID 17420293]; GO_component: GO:0005768 - endosome [Evidence IEA]; GO_component: GO:0010008 - endosome membrane [Evidence IEA]; GO_component: GO:0019898 - extrinsic component of membrane [Evidence IDA] [PMID 12048214]; GO_component: GO:0016020 - membrane [Evidence IEA,IEA]; GO_component: GO:0000407 - pre-autophagosomal structure [Evidence IDA] [PMID 12048214]; GO_component: GO:0000407 - pre-autophagosomal structure [Evidence IDA] [PMID 18497569]; GO_function: GO:0008289 - lipid binding [Evidence IEA]; GO_function: GO:0035091 - phosphatidylinositol binding [Evidence IEA]; GO_function: GO:0032266 - phosphatidylinositol-3-phosphate binding [Evidence IDA] [PMID 11557775]; GO_function: GO:0032266 - phosphatidylinositol-3-phosphate binding [Evidence IDA] [PMID 12554655]; GO_process: GO:0032258 - CVT pathway [Evidence IMP] [PMID 12048214]; GO_process: GO:0032258 - CVT pathway [Evidence IMP] [PMID 12554655]; GO_process: GO:0034498 - early endosome to Golgi transport [Evidence IGI,IMP,IPI] [PMID 12554655]; GO_process: GO:0000422 - mitochondrion degradation [Evidence IMP] [PMID 19793921]; GO_process: GO:0034727 - piecemeal microautophagy of nucleus [Evidence IMP] [PMID 18701704]; GO_process: GO:0006623 - protein targeting to vacuole [Evidence IMP] [PMID 12554655]; GO_process: GO:0015031 - protein transport [Evidence IEA]; GO_process: GO:0006810 - transport [Evidence IEA]), with the protein product MSDFTNVTWDSADADEAAASESSHNAAGPSSAYNDDTFHPTDTDYVSNGDEGGIGSSSEAGPSSSSHLFASTKSDIYFNCLVNDPQKEQDGQNAYITYCVSTETNSPSFQNATARVRRRFSDFVYLYNTLLNQYPAVAVPPLPDKSRLEYIKGDRFASEFTLKRATSLTRFLSRVTHHPLLKKSRSLYTFLESDDWNAYKKHKGGSRLSSASGGGTDLVNPNTAPEVVSVLDGISDTFLNAFAKVNNQSQELIEVKERADKLDDNLGAIIKTFSRVVRRQSDLVHDLDEFSQQMKKLSTLEPQLGREFQEFARGVEYFSQNANILREQVDNDYIVSLRDMENYVASIKGLIRARDQKQLDFEGLSDYLTKAESDRNTLLSGGGSNFLRNKVEDLRGINHEVARKERLNKLESKIKDLQQEVSGAKITSEKFEEVTLNEVAIFESIKSLEMKDTLAGLADGHIEFYQNMIKEWSSIAKTIGAQPDA